In Clostridium swellfunianum, a genomic segment contains:
- a CDS encoding ABC transporter substrate-binding protein produces MKKRSALIAGIISIITVSMLAGCSKPQSSSNNNASTAGSDSKTLTMYCSFPDSEYPTYTNAFEKATGIKVNVVRLSAGEVFAKLQAEKNNPKASLWYGGPNDTFIAAVKEGLLEKYESKELTNIPANFKDKDNNWSPVYVGALGFAVNKNWFQKNNLKYPETWDDLLKPEFKGQISIAHPSSSGTSYTALATLIQMKGEDQGMEYFKKLNANIRQYTKSGSAPAQQVGLGEAAIGIAHSHDCLKPTAEGYPVEVVFPKDGTGYEIGAVALIKGGPKDEVNNAKKFIDWSLSKEAQELYETSKSFRLPVNKNATPPKGAIKLENIKVIDYKFEWAGDNRKKLVETFTQKIADANNLK; encoded by the coding sequence ATGAAAAAAAGATCAGCTTTAATTGCAGGCATAATATCTATAATTACAGTTTCTATGTTAGCTGGCTGCAGCAAGCCCCAGTCGTCGAGTAACAACAATGCTTCAACAGCAGGTAGCGATAGCAAGACATTAACTATGTATTGTTCTTTTCCTGATTCTGAATATCCTACATACACAAATGCCTTTGAAAAGGCTACTGGAATTAAGGTTAATGTAGTTAGATTATCAGCAGGTGAAGTTTTTGCAAAGCTCCAGGCAGAGAAGAATAATCCTAAGGCAAGCTTATGGTATGGCGGACCTAATGATACTTTTATAGCAGCAGTGAAAGAAGGATTATTGGAAAAATATGAGTCAAAGGAACTGACAAATATACCAGCCAATTTTAAAGATAAAGATAACAACTGGAGTCCAGTGTATGTTGGAGCTCTAGGCTTTGCTGTAAATAAGAATTGGTTCCAAAAGAATAACTTGAAGTATCCAGAAACTTGGGACGATTTATTGAAACCAGAATTTAAAGGTCAAATATCTATAGCTCACCCAAGCTCTTCGGGAACCTCTTATACAGCTTTAGCTACTTTAATTCAAATGAAGGGTGAAGATCAAGGAATGGAGTATTTTAAAAAGCTTAATGCTAATATAAGACAATATACTAAATCAGGATCTGCACCTGCACAACAGGTTGGGCTTGGTGAGGCAGCTATTGGCATTGCTCATTCCCATGATTGCTTAAAGCCAACAGCAGAAGGTTATCCAGTTGAAGTGGTGTTTCCAAAAGATGGAACAGGTTATGAAATTGGTGCAGTGGCTCTTATAAAAGGCGGACCAAAAGATGAGGTAAATAATGCAAAGAAATTCATTGACTGGTCGCTTAGCAAGGAAGCTCAAGAGTTATATGAAACTTCAAAATCCTTTAGGCTTCCTGTAAACAAGAATGCAACTCCTCCAAAGGGAGCGATAAAGCTTGAAAATATTAAAGTTATTGACTACAAGTTTGAATGGGCTGGAGACAATAGAAAAAAACTTGTTGAAACCTTTACACAGAAAATTGCTGATGCAAACAATCTAAAATAA